From Nocardia sp. NBC_00416:
TGCGGTTCATAGTGCTCCAGTCGAGTCATGATTCGAATCGGAACTTCACCAACGAACACGCACACCGACGACCGCCGCGAATTCCTGGTCGCGTGTGCGGAACTGAACCTAGCGGCCGATGCAGGTCGGAGTCGGTATACCGCACCGGCGATTTGCCGACGCAGTCGGCACGCAATACTCGCGGGCATCATAACCGGTCGGTAGTGCCGGCTCGGCGAAGCCTGGACGGTCAGGTCAGCCAGCCGCGTTCGTTGCGCCTGCGGTAGTAGTCGTCTTCCTGGTCGATCTCTTCCTGGGAGAGGTCGCGGGAAGCGGGCGGACGCGGGGTCGATGCCTGTGACTGCCCGACCGTGGTGACGGCGTGCTGGAGGCGGCGGGTGAGTTCCTGCGGAGCGCCCGGGGTGAGGGTGAATTCCTCTTTGCTGTGGTTGATCAGCAGGTAGCGGCCGTCCTGGGGCAAGTAGTCCATCCAGTGGAAGCCGTGCGGGTTGCCGGTCGGCCGGGAATCGACGGCGGGGCCGGCGAAAACACCGATCTCGCCGATCCCGGATCGCGGCCGGCGCACGATCCGGTTGATCTCCTCGGTGCGGGAGATGCGCGTGGGATGCCGTGCGTATTCGACCTTGCCGATATCGGATCGGGCGCCGCGAACCCCCGCATAACGGCCCGGCGCGCACCCCGGCAGATAGGCGACCAACCGCGCGGCGACCTGCTGAGAGGGGATGGCGAGCAGGAGGATATCGCCGCCGTACTCCTTGGTCGGCCCCGGAGCCTGGACCGCGAGCGTGGCGGACGGCCCGGTGACACCGGCGTGCATCCGCACCACCCGTTCGAATCCACGGTCATAGACACCGTGCACTTCCACGCGGACCTGCGGTTCCAGCAGGGTGCGCAGGACCCGGAACAACCGTTCGTCCGCCATGTTCCGCAACCGCTGCGCCGCCGCCAGCCGGGCCGCCTCGTATTCGTCCGCGTTCGGCGGTGTCTCGGTGGGTCCCAGCGGCAGCACCCGGATCGGATACGGCAGCCGATCGCGGCCGAACGCCCGGACCGCCTGGCGGAACATCTCTCCGTCCAGGCGCCACTGCGGATCGTTCACCCCCCGATCACTCCGCCCGGAGGCAGCGCCGGGGGCTGGGTGCCGAGCAGTTCACTGCCCCGGTCGTACACCAGGTAGTCGGGGGTCTTGTGCTCGTCATCGTCATCGCCCTTGTTGCCGCGCGCACCGGGCGACATCATGCCCGGCATCCCGCTGCGGCCGGCGCGGTTGCTGGTGGACGCGGCGACGGCCGGTGACCCCGTCGACGCGGTTTTCGGTGCGCCCTGCACGGTTTGGCCGGGGACGAACGGACCGGTGGTCTGCGGCGCGCCCGACGGCATCCCGGACGGCGTCCCCGACGGTGTGCCCGGAGTGGTGGTCGTCGGGGTGCCGGTGGTGAGCGACGGATTGGTCGGGGTTTCCGGGGTGGTCGACTGCGGGGTCGTGCTCTGCGGGTCGGTACTCTGCGGGTCTTCCGACTCGGACGGCTGACCCTGGTCCTCGGGTTCGGCGCCGTCACCGGTATTCGTTCCGTCGCCGGTATCGGTGCCCTGCGGTTGGGTGGTCTCGCCCGGGGGCGGCTGGGTTCTGACGGGCTGCACCGGTTGCCCGGGGTCGGTGCCGTCGTCGACGGTTTTCTTCGGCTCCGGCAGCACCGGAGTTCGGCTGTCAACGTCGGCGGCGCCGGGCTCGTAATAGGTGGTCATTACCCAGCGGGCCGTCTCCTGCGCTTCGTCGGCCCGGTACTGCGGGGTTTTCAGGGTGTCGTCGAGCGGCAGGATATTGATGATCTTGTCCCCGATGGTCACATTGTCGGGTTCGCCGACAGACGCCTTGGCTTGGGCGAGGTGCCCCTCCATCAGGCCGAGGCCGTCCGCCAGCATCTGGAAACCGGCGGCCAGCGAGGTGAACGACGTGTGGAACTCGCGCACCCCGTTGACAGCCGCAATTCCGGACTGGCCATCCCATCCCTTGTCGAGATCGGTGGTGACCGCCATGAGGAAGGCATCGTTTGCTGCGCGGGCTTCCTTCGCCAGGTTGCGCCATGCTGTGGACTTGTCACTGATGGCCGATGACCTGACGTCCTTGAGCGCGTCCCAGATCTGCTGGTGTGTCATGGCGGAAAAGCCATCTTTCTCCAGGATGGAGGGTGCGGCGAACTGACCGCCGAATTCGCTCACCAAACCCGACCATTCGCCGTCGACAGCAGCGCGATCCTGGTTCCGAGTGGTGTTCTCGTTCTCGGCGCGTGTAGTGTCGTCGCTCTTGTTTTTCGACGCCTGATTGGGGCCGTCGAGGATCGGTTGGAGCCATTGCGAGAAATTGATCATGGCTATGTCCCTGCATTACCCAGAGCCGTGGAAGTGGACTGATCTGTTTCTTCGACTCGGCGTGCGGATAGCTCGAACGTCTGCTTCATCAGGGTAACGATGTCGATCGCAGTCTTGAGGCGGTTGGCAGCGGAATCGGTCTTGCTCATTGCGATCTTGGCGAACTTATCCTGAAGGGAGGTGGCTGACCTCAAGGTCCCGAAACCGTCGACGAGTTTGAGATCGTCGCAGGTGAGGAGCATCCCGTCGAGTCGGTCCAAGAAGACGTCGCAACGCGCTGCCAGGTTGCTGCCGATATCTGGGTCCATCTTCAGCCCGCCATTTTCGGCCTGATTCTTCAGACCCTGCCACTGCTGCAGGATCGCCTGTTCCTGGCTCATGACGCGCTCCCCCCAACGATTTCCTCCAGTCTATGCAGTGAGGAATTCGCTGTCACGCCTGCTACTCCGGCAGGTAGGTCTCGAGTGTCTGTGCATGCTTGACGGCCAGTCCACACGGTGGCGATTCCGGCAACGAACTGCGCTCGCTGTAGCGCCAATCTGCGTAGACGGTGAGCGACCCATCTCTCATCGGGAGGCTCACGTAGCAGCGACGGATGGGTTCTTCCTCGCCGCTCGGGTAGAACTGCAGTCCAGAGCGGTCGTTGATCTGCACCGGACTGAAGCCGGTGACCGAGGTGTTCTCACGCATCTCGTCTTGGGTGTAGGTGGTAGCGCCGACTCCGATGTAGTACGGATTGTCGACAGAGTTCCAAGAGCACATGCGCCAAGTCGCTTTGTCTCCGGGCGCATCGAAGCTGGTGTGCTTGCTCGCGGGATCCGCCCCTGTTGTTCGGAGTGCTTCCTCCGACAGTTCCGAGCAGGGATTCCATTCGACGTGTTGTTCTCCGCTCGGGCTGGTCTGCCCCTCTGCTGCGGGTTCTCCGTCGAGAGCGACCCCGCACCCAGCTAGCAGCCCCAAGGCTGTCACCGCGAGTATCGCGCGCTCCATGACTTCTGCATAGCGTTTCTTCGCGGTACGCATGCCCCTCCTGCTTCGACGTGTGAACCTTCCACACGGGACCGTTCTCACCATAGCGGGTGGCTTTGGACCAGGCACCGCATCTTTGGTAGGTGGGGCCCGGTGGTTGACCAGCCGAGGCGATTCCTGCGCACATTCGCTGACCGTTGGAGCACGGCGGGTCGTTCGACTTCGGTGACTGTTGGTCGGCTTGGACTGCCTGCGACCCGCATGGTCAGGTGTCGGGCCGGCCGAAATCGCCTCTCCGCAATACGGACATGAACAGAGACCATGCATCCTTGGAAAAGATCAGTGCGGGACTGGTCGTGTCTTTCGAGTCGCGGACTCCGACGCTGGCTTCATCCAGCCAGGCGACCTCCACGCATTCGTTGGCCGGTCCGCTGTGTGACGACTTGAACCACTGTGCGCCCGGTAAGTCGTTGGTCACTGGTCGAATCTCCTTGCCATACGCCTGAGGAGGTCCCTCGATGGTTGCTCCTCCAGTGTCGCGGATCGGAGTGATGCGTGGATGTCGCGATGCCTATGCACGTCGGCCTCCTCCTCGAAGAACATCGAGCCGATCGGGTTCTCGCAGTACACAACAGCTGGCTCGGCGCTGTCGATCGGGAAGTCGAGGAGTATGTAGGGCAGGACCGGAACCGCATCGCCGGGGAAACCGGCCGCCGCGGGCAGTATGCGCAAGCTGATGTTGGTGCGGGTGCTCAGGTCCGCGATGTGCCGCAGCTGACAGGCCATAACGTTGTGGGATCCGACAACGGTATGCAGAACGCTCTCGTGGAGGATGAACTCGGCCGATATCGGTTTGCGCTGCCGCGTGAGAATGGCTTTTCGCCGCATACGCACGGCCACGCGGCGTTCGAGGTCTTCCGGTGAATCGCCCGGAAGTACCGGGCGTTCGATCGCTCCGGCGTAGTCCGTTACCTGAAGCAGTCCAGGGATGATCAGGGGCTGATAGGACCGGAGCTGCGATGCAACCGATTCGAGCTCGAGATAAGTGTTGTATCCGGACAGGAGTAGATGGCGCGAAGCCTGCCACCACGATTTTGTAGCCGATTGCTGCGCGAGGGCCTTGAGCTCATCGATCTTGTGCTCGCTCAGTTCGTACAACTCTCCGAACCCGTCGACATCCCGCAGCTTGACCTTGTCGTTGTGCCCCTTCTCGATCCGTATGACCGAGGTCTTGCTCATCTCCATTTCCCGGGCCGCCTGCTCGAGCGTGAATCCGGCTCCTTCGCGTGCTTCCCGTAGCGCGCGACCCAGTTGCCGGCGCGGCAGTGTGGAGCCGCTCTGTTCGTCTCTCGCCATAACTCCCCTTCCCCTGTCGGTCCGTTACGGCCGAGGTCGTGGTCCGATTCGTACGTCTGCTTTTTACGGATCGGACCGGACTCTGCGCCGTCGGCCGACTTGAATTCGACTGTCCCGCTGGGTCGTACGAACGCGCTGTGCGGGCAGCAACATAACCACATGGCCGAGCAACACGGAAGTCCGTTGACCAGGGAAATTTGGCGGGTTCGAGACATGATCGCGAGCGCGGGAGGAGGTTCGCGCCGGGCGGTTCGGGTACGGACATTCGGTGGAGCGCGGCGCTTGCCGGAGGGGCGGAACGGGGGCGGGATCACCCGGCGGACGGTGGCCGGTGAGTGGCGGGCGGTCTGGTGCCGGGATCAGCGGGGGATCCGGATCACCGAGGTGCGGCATGCGTCCGGCGCTCGCCTGCCGATCGCCGCCGGGGAGGCCGCGCCCGACCTCGCGGATATGCGTGAACGTTTCCCGGACCTGGCTCCGCTGTGGGACGCCGTCCGGCACCATTTCTGGACCCAGACCGCCCCGGCGGGTATCGCCGGATGACCGAGATCCGCTTCCCCGACGCCGAGACCATCGACGAGATCACCGCCCATTACCTGCTGTCGATGCCCACCAGCCTCATGCCGATGCTGTACGGGTTCCGCTGTGCCGAGGACGGTATCGACGCCGAATGCGCCACCGTCGACCTCACCGGCGACCGGCACGACGACGAGCCCAATCCGCTGCACCTGCGCGCCGCGCACCTGCGCTCCCTGCTCGGGCCCGATATGTTCGGATTCGGGTTCGTCTTCGTTGTCTTCGCCGATCAACTCGACGATCGTGACGAGAACCGGCACATTCCCGCCCAGGTCCGCAGCGCGGCCGCGCGACTGCCCGGGGTCGACGATGTGATCGTGGCGGTGGTCATCGACGCCACCGGTCGCCAATGGTGGGCGGTCGTCGGCCGGCACCTGATCGAACTGGATCCGGTGCGCATCCACATTCCCGCCACCGCGCCCGAGAGCTGGCGGATTCCCGAAACGCTGGACGCCTCACTATGGGCGGCCGCCCTGGCGCTCGATGAAGCGAACCATCCCCATCTGCTGCGGCTGCGGAGCTCACCGCAAGCGAACACCTGAGCCGTGATCGGCTATTCGAGCCAGTTCTCGAGCCGGAAGTGGAGGTCGTCCGCGTCGGGGCTGCGCACCATGGTTACCCCTCGTATTTCTCGGTCGGTCCGCGATCGTCATGACGGTCGCGGCGGCCCACGTTCGGACAAGTGTGCAGCACGGGCCTCGGCGCCGGATGGCAGAATCTGCTCGGCATGGTCGGTCCAGAAATTCTTCGGATCGGGGGAACCGGGTGCTGTTCCACCGCGTCGGACTGAGTGATGGATCTGTTGTCGAGGCGAAGGGGCGGGTCGATGTGCGCCGTCGGCTGCCACACGTTGGCGCGAATGAACCACCGGACCACTGTCGCTCCCACGGTGTCCGTGGTGGGGGTGCGCTGAATGGGTATCGAGATCCCGGGGGCCCTGCAGTGGACGGCGAAATATGTGGTGGGGGCCGGTGACTGGCCGGAGGGCGACGAGACCGCGATGCGGCGGGTGGAATCCGCCTGGACGCAGCTGGCCACCGACCTGCGGGATCTCGGCCCGGACGCCAACTACGCGATAGACCAGGTACTCGCGGCCATCGAGGGCGACACCGCGCAGGCCATCTCCGACCGCTGGACCCAGCTCGGGCACGGTGCGGGCGCCTTCGACGGCCTGATCGCGCATATCGAGACACTCGCCGACGAAATCGGCGACGGCGCCGCCGATATCGAGCACACCAAGCTCGTGATCCTGGCCAGCCTGGCGATCTTCGCGGTCGAGATGGCGGTACTTCTCGCCGCGGCATCCACGGGAATCGGCGCTCCCGCGGCGGCGGCGGAAGCCGCCGTACTGCAAACCGCGACACGGGTCGCGGTGCGGACCGCGATCAAACAGCTGGTGCAGCGGATCCTGTCGAAAGCGGCGTTGAAAGCCGCCGCCCGCTCCGCGGTGCGCGGCGCATGGGCCGCTGCCCTGGAAGAAACGGGCCTGGACCTCGGCGTCAAAGCGCTACAGGTCGCGACGGGCCGGCGAGACGAGATCACCACCGAGGACCTGACGAGTGCGGGCAAAACCGCGCTGACCGCCGCGGCCACCGGTGCCGTCACCGGGGCGATGGGTCCCGACGGGATCACGACGCGGAACGTCCCCGGCGGCCCCGAGGGCGGGAATCCGCTGGCCGACGCGGCGAAGGACGCGGCGAAGGAAACGGTCGCCGGTATCACGGGCGAGGTGGCGGGCGAGGCCACCGACGCCGCGCTCAACGACCGCGAGTTCAGTCTGGAAGAGGCGCTGTCGCCGGAGAACCTGACATCGTCGGCCGCCGCGGGGGTGCAGCGGGGGACCGAGACGCTGGGGGAGAACAGCGCCGGGGACAGCAGTTCCGGCAGCGAGAACAACGACAACGAGAACAACGACAACGAGAACGACAGCAGCGAGAACGACAGCAGCGAGAACAACACCGGCGGCGCAGACGAAAGCGCCCCCGGCGAACGGGACGCACCCAACCCCTCCGACAGCCAGGCCCCCGCTACCCGAACCGCGCAAACCGAGCCCGGGCCCGAACCGGACTCGGGTGACCGCGGCGACAATAGCCGGGAATCCCAGACCCCGCCCCAGAATCAGCCCCAGGGCCAGCCGCAGCAGCCGTCGCAACCGGAGAACCAGGCGCCGACACAGCAGTCCCCGAGCTCGGACAGCCCATCGCAGACTCCGTCCCAGGACTCGGGACCGCAACCGTCGAGCCCGGATTCGAATTCCCCGGTGCAGCCGTCGACACAGGATTCCGGCCAACATTCCCCGAGTTCGGATACCGGGTCACCGTCGCAGACATCGACACAGGACCCGGGCCAACCGTCCAGCCCGGAGTCCGGTTTGCCGTCGCAGCCGTCGAGTCCGGAGTCCGGTTTGCCGTCGCAGCCGTCGAGTCCGGATTCGGGTGAGCAGGCGTCGACTCCGGACGCCGCCTCCCCGGTAACCACCACCGGCGGGCAGCCGCCCGCTTCCAGCCTGAACCTGCCTCCCGACGGTCCCACGCCATCGAACACCGATACCCCGGAAACCGCGGCCAGTTCAGGTCCTTCGCCGACCTCGGACACTGGTACGCCGGAAGCCGCGACCAGTTCAGGTCCTTCGCCGACCTCGGACACTGGTACGCCGGAAGCCGCGACCAGTTCAGGTCCCGCGCCGACCCCCGACACCGGAACTCCGCAGGCCTCGACCACCCCTGGCAACGCGACTGCGCCCGAAACCTCCACAGCACAGCCGCCGGGCACTCAGGGCACGCCCGACTCACCGACTCCGCAGCCGACGCCCCCTCCGGGCCCCACCGGGCAACCGACTCCCACGACCACCACGGGGGATACGACGACCTCGGGAGAGGCGACGACTACGGGCGAGGCGACCACAGCGTCGGCTCCCGCCACATCCCCGGTAGGCGGCCTCCCGCAACCCACAGCCCAACCCGCCACGACCGCGTCGCCGTCGAACCCCAACTCCGACACTGCCACCCCGGAAACCGCTTCCACCACCGCGGCCGCGGCCACCGCCACGCCCGCACCGCCCACCCTGGCGACACCCCTCACCCCTACCGTCACCCCGGCCGACACACCGCGCACCACCGGTCCAGCCGACGCGGCAACGTCCGCCTCACCGTCCGGCGCGACCCCGGCGAGTAGTTCCCGGAACCCGTCCCGCCCCACCGACACCACGCGCCCTGCGGACACCACGCGCCCCTCCAACAGGACGCCCGAAGGCACATCCGGCGACAGCTCACCTCGGAACACTCGCCCGGCAACTCCGGACAACACCCCCGCCGCCCCGCGCGACAACTACAACCTCTTCGACCCGGCAAATCACGCCCGTTTCCTGGTCGAGTTCTCCCGCCCGCCCATTCCGGCGCGGCCCACCACCGACACCACTCCGGACCGGACGGCATCGACCCCGGACGAGGCTCGCCCACCGAACGCTCCACCGGCTACCCCCAGCCGAACCGACACCGCCAGTCGGAACGACACCGCCGCCACGGACCCCGCGCGCTCGGCGCATCCGAACCCGACGCCGCCCGCTCCGATCGATACCAACTCCGCTCACACCCGGCCGAATCAACCGCACTGGAACACGCCACGCCCCACCGACCCCATCTGGAACTCTCCACACCAGCCACGAACTCGCCAGCACCAGAATCCAGCGACTGCGCAACCGGCCCCGCATACGCAGCAACCGGCCCCGCATACGCAGCAGCCGAACCCCCAC
This genomic window contains:
- a CDS encoding ESX secretion-associated protein EspG, with product MNDPQWRLDGEMFRQAVRAFGRDRLPYPIRVLPLGPTETPPNADEYEAARLAAAQRLRNMADERLFRVLRTLLEPQVRVEVHGVYDRGFERVVRMHAGVTGPSATLAVQAPGPTKEYGGDILLLAIPSQQVAARLVAYLPGCAPGRYAGVRGARSDIGKVEYARHPTRISRTEEINRIVRRPRSGIGEIGVFAGPAVDSRPTGNPHGFHWMDYLPQDGRYLLINHSKEEFTLTPGAPQELTRRLQHAVTTVGQSQASTPRPPASRDLSQEEIDQEDDYYRRRNERGWLT
- a CDS encoding helix-turn-helix domain-containing protein, whose product is MARDEQSGSTLPRRQLGRALREAREGAGFTLEQAAREMEMSKTSVIRIEKGHNDKVKLRDVDGFGELYELSEHKIDELKALAQQSATKSWWQASRHLLLSGYNTYLELESVASQLRSYQPLIIPGLLQVTDYAGAIERPVLPGDSPEDLERRVAVRMRRKAILTRQRKPISAEFILHESVLHTVVGSHNVMACQLRHIADLSTRTNISLRILPAAAGFPGDAVPVLPYILLDFPIDSAEPAVVYCENPIGSMFFEEEADVHRHRDIHASLRSATLEEQPSRDLLRRMARRFDQ
- a CDS encoding WXG100-like domain-containing protein codes for the protein MGIEIPGALQWTAKYVVGAGDWPEGDETAMRRVESAWTQLATDLRDLGPDANYAIDQVLAAIEGDTAQAISDRWTQLGHGAGAFDGLIAHIETLADEIGDGAADIEHTKLVILASLAIFAVEMAVLLAAASTGIGAPAAAAEAAVLQTATRVAVRTAIKQLVQRILSKAALKAAARSAVRGAWAAALEETGLDLGVKALQVATGRRDEITTEDLTSAGKTALTAAATGAVTGAMGPDGITTRNVPGGPEGGNPLADAAKDAAKETVAGITGEVAGEATDAALNDREFSLEEALSPENLTSSAAAGVQRGTETLGENSAGDSSSGSENNDNENNDNENDSSENDSSENNTGGADESAPGERDAPNPSDSQAPATRTAQTEPGPEPDSGDRGDNSRESQTPPQNQPQGQPQQPSQPENQAPTQQSPSSDSPSQTPSQDSGPQPSSPDSNSPVQPSTQDSGQHSPSSDTGSPSQTSTQDPGQPSSPESGLPSQPSSPESGLPSQPSSPDSGEQASTPDAASPVTTTGGQPPASSLNLPPDGPTPSNTDTPETAASSGPSPTSDTGTPEAATSSGPSPTSDTGTPEAATSSGPAPTPDTGTPQASTTPGNATAPETSTAQPPGTQGTPDSPTPQPTPPPGPTGQPTPTTTTGDTTTSGEATTTGEATTASAPATSPVGGLPQPTAQPATTASPSNPNSDTATPETASTTAAAATATPAPPTLATPLTPTVTPADTPRTTGPADAATSASPSGATPASSSRNPSRPTDTTRPADTTRPSNRTPEGTSGDSSPRNTRPATPDNTPAAPRDNYNLFDPANHARFLVEFSRPPIPARPTTDTTPDRTASTPDEARPPNAPPATPSRTDTASRNDTAATDPARSAHPNPTPPAPIDTNSAHTRPNQPHWNTPRPTDPIWNSPHQPRTRQHQNPATAQPAPHTQQPAPHTQQPNPHLQRPDSNVQRPDPHTQRPDPHMQRPDPHGQRPDPNNPLPPRRTDPTNTLPSRPDQSNGSAPQRSRNPQPGQNPPSPSPSPSPSPSPSPSPSPGRTDPANISRPPHPQQPDPRTFRAPESLPPPRQSPPPAPTAWAPTNPDAHRPDHPDRHSFGQPARVHPSPSNPRRPSPLRRFVQWLAPASRSSRPETPVSVQPRPPVAHGPAVPPATTRPDNGQPPMDARIPDSPFGSTPPFQSTEMAPTYRGENTPGNTVWPGSCVDYLDEYRRSLARITIRDGRLYDSNGNLFDTRNGHSAWGGSGRAIFVMDQNGNLYASTYHEQGKFHHSSFLAGAPVSAAGELVVTNGELRLLTDSSGHYTPSRAFSLQAVNHLRNLGVNIRPDQLSFVAPA
- a CDS encoding DUF3558 domain-containing protein; this translates as MRTAKKRYAEVMERAILAVTALGLLAGCGVALDGEPAAEGQTSPSGEQHVEWNPCSELSEEALRTTGADPASKHTSFDAPGDKATWRMCSWNSVDNPYYIGVGATTYTQDEMRENTSVTGFSPVQINDRSGLQFYPSGEEEPIRRCYVSLPMRDGSLTVYADWRYSERSSLPESPPCGLAVKHAQTLETYLPE
- a CDS encoding DUF397 domain-containing protein; protein product: MTNDLPGAQWFKSSHSGPANECVEVAWLDEASVGVRDSKDTTSPALIFSKDAWSLFMSVLRRGDFGRPDT
- a CDS encoding WXG100 family type VII secretion target — its product is MINFSQWLQPILDGPNQASKNKSDDTTRAENENTTRNQDRAAVDGEWSGLVSEFGGQFAAPSILEKDGFSAMTHQQIWDALKDVRSSAISDKSTAWRNLAKEARAANDAFLMAVTTDLDKGWDGQSGIAAVNGVREFHTSFTSLAAGFQMLADGLGLMEGHLAQAKASVGEPDNVTIGDKIINILPLDDTLKTPQYRADEAQETARWVMTTYYEPGAADVDSRTPVLPEPKKTVDDGTDPGQPVQPVRTQPPPGETTQPQGTDTGDGTNTGDGAEPEDQGQPSESEDPQSTDPQSTTPQSTTPETPTNPSLTTGTPTTTTPGTPSGTPSGMPSGAPQTTGPFVPGQTVQGAPKTASTGSPAVAASTSNRAGRSGMPGMMSPGARGNKGDDDDEHKTPDYLVYDRGSELLGTQPPALPPGGVIGG